A single region of the Microbulbifer sp. MKSA007 genome encodes:
- a CDS encoding transglutaminase domain-containing protein — translation MAKWLANSLVHIVFGFFGLSSLSQAESKIVTLSVEVAITNSSKQDINGYVQRLSMPVEYSLQQSLKKIRYNYPEKIIYKKHGVGGSKYLEFVLSIPAGRTVSRIVEFDLMLTSYDYTQLSRGRDFFPSGTYLESARFIESDSTPIKKLSLKIQNTFEDEESRLRAAFLIPQAIIKYKVQPTKGALAGLESGEGDCTEHAALFVALARSMGYPARVTSEFLFSKKKRFDRPNHHAAEVFMGGRWVPVDPNLAQKPYLGYGFGKGSISKIVLTREFSWVWSNLFPKDFKGKKNNVSVSVLWSLQ, via the coding sequence ATGGCGAAATGGTTAGCTAACTCATTGGTGCACATTGTTTTTGGCTTCTTTGGTCTTTCTAGCTTATCTCAAGCTGAATCAAAAATTGTTACTCTTTCGGTTGAGGTCGCAATTACGAACTCTTCGAAGCAGGATATTAATGGTTATGTTCAAAGACTTTCTATGCCTGTAGAGTATAGTTTGCAGCAGTCATTAAAGAAGATTAGATATAATTATCCAGAAAAAATTATTTACAAGAAGCATGGTGTAGGGGGTTCTAAGTACCTTGAGTTTGTGCTGAGTATTCCTGCTGGAAGGACAGTTTCCAGGATTGTTGAGTTTGATTTAATGCTTACTTCATATGATTATACTCAATTGAGCAGGGGGCGAGACTTTTTTCCAAGTGGTACTTACTTAGAGTCAGCGAGGTTTATCGAGTCAGATTCCACTCCAATTAAAAAGTTATCCCTTAAAATACAAAATACTTTTGAAGATGAAGAGAGTCGTTTGAGGGCAGCTTTTTTGATTCCTCAAGCAATAATTAAATATAAAGTTCAGCCTACAAAAGGCGCTCTGGCGGGCCTTGAGTCAGGGGAGGGTGATTGTACAGAGCATGCGGCGCTTTTTGTCGCATTGGCACGCTCTATGGGGTATCCTGCAAGAGTTACTTCAGAGTTTCTTTTTTCCAAGAAAAAAAGATTTGATCGACCTAATCATCATGCCGCTGAAGTTTTTATGGGTGGTCGGTGGGTGCCGGTAGACCCCAATTTGGCGCAGAAGCCTTATCTTGGATATGGTTTCGGTAAGGGTAGTATAAGTAAAATTGTTCTTACTCGAGAGTTTTCATGGGTTTGGTCTAATTTGTTTCCGAAAGATTTTAAAGGTAAAAAAAATAATGTTAGTGTTTCTGTTTTGTGGAGTTTGCAATAA
- a CDS encoding MFS transporter has protein sequence MNGKWWRSLRSFPPLVWIILIGSFFSRGTYFMVWPFLAILLFEKFHLGAAEIGLILSASAVGAAVLGFFTGALSDRYGRRNMLLLGCIVSIFSFALLAVTQTLVGFICAMTLCAIGRAVWEPPASALIGDLIDDQASRELALQFRYFLINVGAALGPIVGVWAGLSAQQSTFGLTSLSYLLLALAFVWGFARTESGRLASKQRDAGVSLGNTLSVLRRDQVFLVVIIANILTLFIYAHMDSSLVQYLTRAEAPGLVELISSMIFVNASTIVLLQFPIMKLMGPLAINTRIVIGLGILSISQIWYALNPVDWFWGWLGATFILSLAEAILFPTMSIQIDRLAPSHLRGTYFGASSFYAIGWSMAPLIGGVIIQWWSGPALYGLLVALCGVVFVLYRLTEYLSRPEWPEPEGTVVADRVANVS, from the coding sequence ATGAATGGGAAGTGGTGGAGAAGCTTGAGGAGCTTCCCTCCGTTAGTTTGGATTATTTTAATTGGCAGTTTTTTTAGCCGTGGAACTTATTTTATGGTCTGGCCTTTCCTGGCCATCCTTCTATTTGAAAAGTTTCACCTCGGCGCGGCTGAAATTGGTTTGATCTTAAGTGCATCTGCCGTTGGTGCTGCTGTGTTGGGCTTCTTTACCGGTGCGCTATCGGATCGCTATGGGCGTCGCAATATGCTATTGCTTGGCTGTATTGTGAGTATTTTTTCCTTTGCCTTGTTGGCTGTGACGCAAACCTTGGTAGGATTTATCTGTGCGATGACCCTGTGTGCTATTGGTCGCGCGGTGTGGGAGCCGCCGGCGAGTGCGCTGATAGGCGACTTAATTGACGATCAAGCCAGCCGTGAATTGGCGCTGCAATTCCGCTACTTCCTGATCAATGTGGGGGCGGCGCTGGGGCCGATTGTAGGTGTCTGGGCCGGTTTGAGTGCACAGCAATCCACCTTTGGGCTCACCTCTCTCAGCTACCTACTCTTAGCCCTGGCCTTTGTTTGGGGTTTTGCCAGAACTGAGAGCGGGCGTTTAGCGAGTAAGCAAAGGGATGCGGGCGTATCTCTGGGAAATACGCTTTCGGTATTGCGCCGTGATCAGGTATTTCTGGTGGTGATTATTGCGAATATTTTAACGCTGTTTATCTATGCGCATATGGATTCAAGCTTGGTGCAATACCTCACCCGCGCTGAAGCGCCGGGATTGGTAGAGCTGATATCCAGCATGATCTTTGTTAATGCGTCGACGATAGTATTACTGCAGTTTCCCATTATGAAGTTAATGGGGCCGCTGGCCATTAACACTCGTATTGTGATTGGGTTGGGTATTTTGTCGATCTCCCAGATTTGGTATGCCCTAAATCCGGTAGATTGGTTTTGGGGTTGGCTCGGAGCGACTTTTATTTTGAGCCTGGCTGAGGCAATTTTGTTTCCAACCATGAGCATTCAAATTGACCGGCTGGCACCATCCCATTTACGCGGTACCTATTTTGGGGCCTCTTCCTTTTATGCCATTGGCTGGTCGATGGCGCCATTAATTGGTGGAGTGATTATTCAATGGTGGAGTGGCCCGGCCTTATACGGCTTGTTAGTGGCGTTATGTGGAGTCGTGTTTGTGCTCTATCGCCTTACCGAGTATCTGTCTCGACCTGAGTGGCCTGAGCCTGAGGGAACGGTAGTCGCGGATCGAGTCGCCAATGTCTCCTAG
- a CDS encoding CapA family protein: MSSTIYLVLSPIEIILLPPKIYRRILRRHTKKCLSNQLPIHTSHCLCSLGGDVNLARRQHYRTAQFGTEKVLGTIIALKNADISVVNLECVIGTEGEQGISKGESSPYYYRARPEMLSVLMEAGIDVVVTANNHSGDYGSKALLEQQHWLDATGIGYAGSGINIEEALTPVYRPAGRLNVAIFSIDATQPRFAAGPSTPGCAHLPLTIPSLWLDNLKPRIEAARKKAHLVLVAVHWGNNREPKPSEDEITIGHAIIDAGADGILGTSAHNLQGIEIYQDRPIIHDAGDLLFDAVRRNLADSGIFRLQLSENGIEKIIFVPVGVGFGFSKQLSGDVAKDLTQRFSKACSELGTHLTLNPDGSGTILLSPPDRQYRKLPHLLKTHYKREVIREKRPLNPNWTVDQVPLDARIPPIKCGPLKLLGVRFFPREIKTRQMLWVESFWTTDKKVKEDFRLDFRAIPIKETSMPYWGKAMDHDPCDWQVPTSRWEPGRIYRDFYGLRAPAANQIKPVHLKLAVGIISNTQQVKPVIVGGMITQLNFSKKPPQIPTYKTDFPPAVYQHTPMQTWNAQQLELVSGGKWLTPPPENWYIRSVISGSGFLDQAVGPVLFVAHTSKDRDFHEQRSKPSANYFDCHKTLPEFAHRIAGAIVSHPVDGLPKELPVLQVEDPLKVIIELGLAARKRFQGDVIAITGTAGKSSTLKMLVQILGPKEKILSSLGNYNSRVGAPSMLASLNPDHEAAVIEVAQSALWMKRGPITRQIKPTISIITEIGLSQTNHRIKSVEDTAKWKSCIFDGLTNSSVAILGDHLKCFDYILSQAIKYAKKIIVFGKGERADVKIINIDTDETGSNVTLQFPTQRLELKVPAPSTGMMYNAIAAICAAYALDKDLAQCANRLLDLELDEGHLKRKNLNIQGKSLTLIDDSWNAEVCSMINAFSVFSQSKIKNNGRRIAVLGRIVHLGKKAQELHESLTHPLLNSNVNWVITHGEEMKFLRELLPEEILGPHFSEASPLVDYLADFSQDSDLILIKGSRRDSDFGSIPILLEKLQKTGQPIEVE; the protein is encoded by the coding sequence ATGTCGAGCACTATCTATCTGGTTTTATCGCCTATCGAAATTATCTTATTGCCGCCAAAGATATACCGGAGGATATTGAGGAGGCATACCAAGAAATGCTTATCGAACCAGCTGCCGATTCACACAAGTCATTGCCTGTGCTCGCTTGGGGGGGACGTAAACTTGGCACGAAGGCAACATTATCGCACGGCACAATTTGGAACCGAGAAAGTGCTCGGCACAATTATTGCCCTAAAAAACGCAGATATAAGCGTAGTGAATCTAGAGTGTGTGATAGGGACTGAGGGCGAACAAGGAATCAGTAAGGGAGAGTCATCCCCATACTATTACCGAGCCCGCCCTGAAATGCTATCCGTGTTAATGGAGGCCGGTATTGATGTCGTTGTTACTGCAAACAATCATAGTGGGGACTATGGAAGCAAAGCACTTTTGGAGCAACAACACTGGCTGGATGCAACCGGTATCGGTTACGCTGGATCAGGTATTAATATCGAAGAAGCACTTACCCCAGTATATCGTCCCGCCGGTCGGCTAAACGTCGCCATTTTCTCTATTGATGCCACACAGCCCCGCTTTGCCGCAGGTCCAAGTACGCCTGGTTGCGCTCATCTACCACTTACCATACCCAGCCTCTGGCTTGATAACCTAAAGCCTAGGATTGAAGCAGCGCGCAAAAAAGCACATCTCGTGCTCGTCGCTGTTCATTGGGGAAACAACAGAGAACCAAAACCAAGCGAAGATGAAATAACCATTGGCCACGCCATTATCGATGCCGGAGCAGATGGTATATTAGGTACCAGCGCACATAACCTACAAGGTATTGAAATTTATCAGGACAGACCTATTATCCACGATGCTGGGGATCTTTTGTTCGATGCGGTCCGACGTAACCTAGCCGATAGTGGAATCTTTCGCCTCCAATTAAGCGAAAATGGAATAGAAAAAATCATTTTTGTGCCCGTAGGTGTTGGGTTTGGTTTCAGTAAGCAACTAAGTGGAGATGTAGCAAAAGATCTTACGCAACGATTTTCGAAAGCTTGCTCAGAGCTGGGGACACACCTGACCTTAAATCCAGATGGTAGCGGAACCATTCTACTGTCACCTCCAGACAGGCAATACCGTAAACTTCCCCATCTTCTTAAAACCCATTACAAACGAGAAGTAATTAGAGAAAAGCGTCCATTGAACCCTAATTGGACTGTAGATCAAGTCCCCCTAGATGCTCGCATCCCCCCAATAAAATGCGGGCCGCTTAAACTATTGGGAGTAAGATTTTTTCCGCGTGAAATAAAGACTAGACAAATGTTATGGGTAGAGTCATTTTGGACTACCGATAAAAAGGTAAAGGAGGATTTCCGTTTAGATTTTCGAGCGATCCCAATCAAAGAAACATCTATGCCTTATTGGGGAAAGGCGATGGACCACGATCCTTGTGATTGGCAAGTACCCACTTCTCGATGGGAACCAGGAAGAATCTACCGTGACTTTTATGGGTTAAGGGCCCCGGCAGCCAATCAAATTAAGCCTGTTCACCTTAAACTTGCCGTAGGTATTATTTCCAACACACAACAAGTAAAGCCTGTAATTGTTGGCGGAATGATTACACAGCTAAACTTTTCTAAGAAGCCGCCACAAATTCCTACATACAAAACAGATTTTCCTCCGGCTGTATACCAACATACGCCTATGCAAACTTGGAATGCTCAACAACTTGAACTAGTTTCTGGAGGAAAATGGCTAACGCCGCCACCTGAAAATTGGTACATTCGCAGCGTAATTTCTGGGAGTGGATTTTTAGACCAAGCAGTGGGGCCTGTCTTATTTGTTGCTCATACAAGTAAAGACAGAGATTTTCACGAACAGCGCTCAAAGCCATCTGCCAATTACTTTGACTGCCATAAAACCCTTCCTGAATTTGCACATCGTATTGCTGGCGCCATTGTTTCCCACCCTGTAGATGGATTACCTAAGGAACTGCCTGTACTTCAAGTTGAAGACCCATTAAAAGTTATAATTGAGCTCGGATTAGCAGCCAGAAAACGATTCCAAGGCGATGTCATTGCCATTACAGGTACTGCAGGAAAATCAAGCACCCTAAAAATGCTTGTGCAAATTCTGGGCCCCAAAGAAAAGATATTATCCAGTTTAGGTAACTATAACTCACGTGTAGGCGCACCTTCGATGCTTGCCAGTCTAAATCCTGACCATGAAGCTGCCGTTATCGAAGTGGCTCAGAGCGCATTATGGATGAAACGAGGCCCCATCACAAGACAGATAAAACCAACTATATCTATAATTACGGAAATTGGTCTATCACAAACTAACCATCGCATAAAATCAGTTGAAGACACTGCGAAATGGAAATCGTGCATTTTTGACGGATTAACGAATTCTTCAGTAGCTATATTAGGGGACCACCTAAAGTGCTTCGACTATATTCTTTCGCAAGCAATAAAATATGCTAAAAAAATAATAGTGTTTGGCAAAGGAGAAAGGGCAGATGTTAAGATAATAAATATTGATACCGATGAAACTGGAAGCAATGTCACACTACAGTTCCCAACTCAAAGATTAGAATTAAAGGTTCCCGCACCCAGCACTGGCATGATGTACAATGCCATAGCTGCTATTTGTGCAGCTTACGCGCTAGATAAAGACCTAGCCCAATGCGCAAATAGATTGCTTGACCTAGAACTTGATGAGGGACATTTAAAAAGAAAAAATTTAAACATTCAAGGTAAATCCCTAACACTTATTGATGATAGCTGGAACGCTGAAGTTTGCTCCATGATTAATGCATTCTCAGTATTTTCTCAGAGTAAAATAAAAAATAATGGACGAAGAATTGCGGTACTAGGTCGCATTGTCCATTTAGGTAAAAAAGCACAAGAATTACATGAAAGTCTCACTCACCCCTTACTCAACAGCAATGTTAACTGGGTAATAACACACGGTGAGGAAATGAAATTTCTCCGGGAGTTATTACCGGAAGAAATTTTAGGACCACATTTTTCAGAGGCTTCACCTCTCGTTGACTATCTAGCTGATTTCTCCCAGGATTCAGACCTAATACTTATCAAAGGATCCAGAAGGGACTCCGACTTTGGCTCAATCCCCATCCTACTAGAAAAACTTCAAAAAACCGGACAACCCATAGAGGTAGAATAA